A single genomic interval of Noviherbaspirillum saxi harbors:
- a CDS encoding esterase/lipase family protein yields MNRIITSCKTLAVAAMLGLSASASAQTPPPLNIPVATLDAAFTCTGPSLTGATKTPILLVHGTATTPEHNWGPNYLKVLPTKGHPVCTVTLPDKSLADMQVNVEYVVHAVRKMYTTSGRKISMIGHSQGGVHIAWALKFWSDLPAKVDDVIGIAAPFQGSTVLMTCVSNLNCSPAAWQLRANANYVAALNRTPMPAGPSYTSIFTYNDELIVPEPHGSTINDGVTMAVQSKCPGRVVGHIGMAMDAMGYYLAMDALNNPGPANMSRVSALKCVDVYLPGSDLVAWNSMLANGLIGLWSTTPSLNPAAGEPPLRSYAQ; encoded by the coding sequence ATGAACCGCATTATCACGTCTTGCAAAACCCTCGCTGTTGCCGCCATGCTGGGCTTGAGCGCATCTGCCTCAGCCCAGACCCCTCCGCCACTGAACATTCCGGTCGCCACCCTCGATGCCGCCTTTACATGCACCGGTCCGAGCCTGACCGGCGCAACCAAGACGCCGATCCTGCTGGTGCATGGTACAGCGACGACGCCCGAGCATAATTGGGGTCCGAACTATCTGAAGGTGTTGCCTACCAAAGGCCATCCGGTATGCACCGTCACACTGCCTGATAAATCGCTAGCCGACATGCAGGTAAACGTCGAGTATGTGGTGCATGCGGTGCGTAAGATGTATACCACGTCAGGGCGCAAGATCTCGATGATCGGCCACAGCCAGGGCGGCGTCCATATCGCTTGGGCATTGAAGTTCTGGTCGGACCTCCCTGCCAAGGTCGATGACGTTATCGGCATTGCCGCACCTTTCCAAGGTTCGACCGTGTTGATGACCTGTGTGTCCAACCTGAATTGCTCGCCGGCGGCCTGGCAACTCAGGGCCAACGCCAATTACGTGGCTGCCCTTAACCGCACCCCCATGCCTGCCGGTCCTTCATACACCTCGATCTTCACGTATAACGATGAGCTCATCGTTCCTGAGCCGCACGGCAGTACGATCAATGACGGCGTCACCATGGCCGTGCAGTCGAAATGCCCTGGCCGCGTCGTGGGCCACATCGGCATGGCCATGGATGCGATGGGCTATTACCTCGCGATGGACGCGTTGAACAACCCAGGCCCGGCTAACATGAGCCGGGTCTCGGCGCTCAAATGCGTGGACGTCTACTTGCCTGGCAGCGATCTCGTGGCGTGGAACTCGATGCTGGCGAACGGCTTGATCGGCTTGTGGTCCACGACACCTTCCCTGAATCCGGCCGCGGGCGAGCCGCCGCTGCGTTCCTACGCACAGTAA
- a CDS encoding NAD(P)H-dependent oxidoreductase translates to MKVFIVHAHHEPQSFNASMKNVAVEQFQAQGHEVQVSDLYAMQWKAVADASDFGSRANPDHLVYALEQRSAYQAKTLAPDIMAELEKLQWADLVIFNFPIYWFSMPAILKGWVDRVLISGLCYGGMRFYDRGGLRGKKAMLAVTIGGQPHMLTEGGVHGPLEDMLRPILRGTLGYAGMSVLPPFVAWHVPYIQPEQRTAIMEQYRQRLRDIDALQPMSFPSMDDFDAMLHPKPAATA, encoded by the coding sequence ATGAAAGTATTTATCGTTCACGCCCATCACGAACCGCAATCGTTCAACGCCTCGATGAAGAATGTGGCGGTGGAGCAATTCCAGGCACAGGGCCACGAGGTGCAAGTCTCCGACCTTTACGCCATGCAGTGGAAGGCGGTTGCCGACGCCAGCGATTTCGGCAGTCGCGCCAATCCCGACCATCTGGTCTATGCGCTGGAGCAGCGCAGCGCCTATCAGGCCAAGACGTTGGCGCCGGACATCATGGCCGAGCTGGAAAAACTGCAGTGGGCCGACCTGGTGATCTTCAACTTCCCGATCTACTGGTTCTCGATGCCGGCGATCCTGAAGGGCTGGGTCGACCGCGTGCTGATCTCGGGCCTGTGCTACGGCGGCATGCGCTTCTATGATCGCGGCGGCCTGCGCGGCAAGAAAGCCATGCTGGCCGTGACCATCGGCGGCCAGCCGCACATGCTCACCGAAGGCGGGGTCCATGGCCCGCTGGAAGACATGCTGCGGCCGATCCTGCGCGGCACGCTGGGCTATGCCGGCATGTCGGTGCTGCCGCCCTTCGTTGCCTGGCACGTGCCTTACATCCAGCCCGAGCAGCGTACGGCAATCATGGAGCAGTATCGCCAGCGCCTGCGCGACATCGATGCGCTCCAGCCGATGTCGTTCCCATCGATGGACGACTTCGATGCCATGCTGCATCCGAAGCCGGCGGCAACCGCTTAG
- a CDS encoding DUF1254 domain-containing protein, giving the protein MRPLVTITDSYVMRGQILFLFSRRFASILTSVLFSSALMPTISGAQSPSLSVAEARAIAKDAYIYGFPLVDHYRVQYTYFQDRSHPEFKAPWNTINNTARIYTPDDKAFPTPNADTPYSQLGADLRSEPLVLTMPAVEKGRYYSAQFVDAYTHNFAYVGSRTTGNDGGKFLLVGPHWKGKTPPGIKDVFRSETEFAFVFYRTQLLGPADIENVKKVQAGYKVQTLSAFLGKPAPAAAPKVEFLKPLSAAQERTSPEFFNQLNFVLRFCPTHPSEQVLMERFAKLGIGAAKQFDAQMLSPEMREAITAGMADAWHEFDDLSKRVAKGEISTMNFLGSREFLKSNYLYRMRGTVSGIYGNDKEETIYPPFYLDSTGQKVDGNNRYTLRFAPDQLPPVNAFWSLTLYDLSTRLLVANPLNRYLINSPMLPDLKRDADGGITLYVQHDSPGKDKEANWLPAPKGPFYVAGRLYWPKPEALNGTWKAPKLQRVE; this is encoded by the coding sequence ATGCGTCCCCTCGTCACAATTACTGATTCATACGTAATGAGGGGGCAAATCTTGTTCTTATTTTCACGGCGATTCGCCAGCATTCTGACTTCTGTCCTTTTCAGCAGCGCACTGATGCCAACGATCTCAGGCGCCCAATCCCCTTCCCTGTCGGTGGCGGAGGCGCGCGCCATCGCGAAGGATGCCTACATCTATGGCTTCCCCTTGGTGGACCATTACCGCGTCCAGTACACCTATTTCCAGGATCGCAGCCACCCGGAATTCAAGGCGCCCTGGAATACGATCAATAACACTGCACGAATCTACACGCCCGACGACAAGGCTTTTCCGACTCCCAATGCGGATACGCCGTATTCGCAGCTCGGCGCTGACCTGCGTAGCGAGCCACTGGTGCTGACCATGCCTGCCGTAGAAAAGGGCCGCTATTACTCGGCGCAATTCGTCGACGCCTACACCCACAATTTCGCTTATGTCGGCAGTCGCACCACGGGCAACGATGGCGGGAAGTTCCTCCTCGTCGGTCCTCACTGGAAAGGCAAAACGCCGCCGGGCATCAAAGACGTGTTCCGCTCTGAAACCGAATTTGCCTTCGTCTTCTACCGCACTCAGCTCCTCGGACCGGCCGACATCGAGAATGTCAAAAAAGTGCAGGCCGGCTATAAGGTGCAAACGCTGTCCGCGTTTCTCGGCAAACCCGCACCTGCTGCGGCACCTAAAGTCGAGTTCCTCAAACCGCTCTCCGCTGCGCAGGAGCGCACCTCTCCGGAATTCTTCAATCAGTTGAATTTCGTTCTTCGCTTTTGCCCGACTCATCCGTCCGAGCAAGTGCTGATGGAGCGTTTCGCCAAACTTGGCATCGGTGCGGCCAAACAGTTCGATGCACAGATGCTTTCCCCGGAGATGCGAGAGGCGATTACGGCGGGAATGGCTGACGCATGGCACGAGTTTGATGACTTGAGTAAGCGGGTCGCCAAAGGCGAAATCTCCACGATGAACTTCCTCGGTAGCCGCGAATTCTTGAAGAGCAATTACCTCTACCGGATGCGAGGAACCGTGAGCGGGATCTACGGCAATGACAAGGAAGAGACGATCTACCCGCCGTTCTATCTCGACTCCACCGGGCAGAAGGTGGACGGCAACAATCGATACACGCTGCGCTTTGCACCGGACCAACTACCGCCGGTCAATGCGTTTTGGTCGCTCACCCTGTACGACTTGTCGACGCGCCTCTTGGTTGCCAACCCGCTCAACCGTTACCTGATCAATTCGCCGATGCTGCCGGACCTCAAGCGCGACGCCGATGGCGGCATCACGCTCTACGTTCAGCACGATTCGCCGGGCAAGGACAAGGAAGCTAACTGGCTGCCGGCGCCCAAGGGACCGTTCTACGTCGCCGGGCGCTTGTACTGGCCCAAGCCCGAGGCATTGAATGGCACTTGGAAGGCGCCCAAGCTGCAGCGGGTCGAGTAA
- a CDS encoding LuxR C-terminal-related transcriptional regulator, protein MNFDRLLVATKFAPPRIGARHIPRKHLLIHLRNTQHCTMSLVSGSAGFGKTVLLVQWRQELMKSGAQVAWLSLTQDDKRFSSFCAYLIGAFQRLGIQIGEDVLLEGGNNKSMDGVVAVVASTAGDIAKELYLFIDDYHHVEDPWAHKLMQKLLDHCPANLHIVIASRAAPPLSLSRLRVLGQVAEIGFAELPFDLDETRFFFEQNLTTVKLTADELRLIHDLTSGWPASLQLIAIMLRNRPAARSKLHSFLWRSTDLQAYLAEDVMAHLPPELTDFLESVSVCRRFNADLAAFVSDNPHAANLIKRAEDENLMIYRVESDDRSPWFRFHPLFGEFLASRLSRRGQKAVEAQHRRASQWFADHDFLVEAVRHANLGNDVDFAVNTIEQAAPATWSLGYISPMLQLLDRLPQETLFAHPKLFFLGCLTYALTARPAKAERWLEDIRRSDAAKNPAISSKFALADATVAMQRDNTKRVIALLEPMRVVFPDNSFLRYVHLAALAAAYTTAGRYGDARKLLDDNPIGPEDRDNDLALVVESQRVLIPLIEGNVKEAARIGSTVLARAETVYGRGSVSANLCAASLADAYYELDRIDDAREVLANRGGILRSSMPETMVRATLCHARLDFLQETPDAAFAFLDSQAVHFHSLGLDRPFAYTLAEQVKIFLVQGDHVRAAELVAKLKELDAAHRGTEGGSAEIPIIAGVARARLALIDCAPEDALGALSDVRRFAEKLGRSPTLVMANLLAAIAHNNLKQDEEAKKCLIQALESGARLGLVRSFLDEGQRIGELLATLRDDVALDEATAQHLVNLLARFGHTVPTTTGKRASGQRDAVAQRASLTPRELEILSLVSQAMSNKRIALTLNITLETVKWNVRNILAKLGVSSRYDAMTWARQQGLID, encoded by the coding sequence ATGAATTTCGATAGACTGCTTGTCGCAACCAAATTTGCGCCGCCGCGTATCGGCGCCCGCCACATTCCTCGCAAGCACTTGCTCATCCATCTGCGCAACACGCAGCATTGCACCATGTCCCTGGTGAGCGGCAGTGCGGGCTTCGGAAAGACCGTGCTCCTTGTGCAGTGGCGCCAGGAACTGATGAAGTCCGGCGCGCAGGTTGCATGGCTTTCGCTGACACAGGACGACAAGAGGTTTTCCAGCTTTTGCGCCTATTTGATCGGCGCCTTCCAGCGCCTGGGAATCCAGATCGGGGAAGACGTTCTTCTGGAAGGTGGCAACAACAAATCGATGGACGGCGTGGTTGCGGTCGTTGCCAGTACGGCCGGCGATATCGCCAAGGAGCTGTATCTCTTCATCGACGACTATCATCATGTGGAAGACCCGTGGGCGCACAAGCTGATGCAGAAATTGCTGGATCATTGCCCGGCCAACCTGCATATCGTCATTGCGTCCCGTGCCGCTCCCCCACTCTCGCTCTCCCGTTTGCGCGTGCTGGGGCAAGTCGCGGAAATCGGATTCGCGGAACTGCCGTTCGACCTGGACGAAACGCGGTTTTTCTTCGAACAAAATCTGACCACCGTCAAATTGACCGCGGATGAACTGCGCCTGATTCACGACTTGACCAGCGGCTGGCCGGCCAGTCTGCAACTGATTGCCATCATGTTGAGGAATCGCCCGGCAGCGCGCAGCAAGCTGCACTCATTCCTCTGGCGCTCAACTGACCTGCAAGCCTATCTCGCCGAAGACGTGATGGCACACCTGCCGCCGGAATTGACCGATTTCCTGGAATCGGTATCGGTCTGCCGCCGCTTCAATGCGGACCTTGCCGCCTTCGTCAGCGACAATCCTCACGCGGCCAATTTGATCAAGCGTGCGGAAGATGAAAACCTGATGATTTATCGGGTAGAGTCGGATGACCGCTCGCCATGGTTCCGCTTCCATCCACTGTTCGGCGAATTTCTCGCAAGTCGTCTCTCCCGGCGCGGACAAAAAGCTGTCGAAGCGCAGCATCGGCGCGCCAGCCAATGGTTTGCCGATCACGATTTTCTGGTCGAGGCAGTCCGCCACGCCAATCTCGGCAATGACGTGGACTTCGCAGTCAATACGATCGAACAAGCGGCTCCCGCCACCTGGAGTCTGGGCTATATCAGCCCCATGCTGCAGCTACTCGACCGCTTGCCGCAGGAAACGCTGTTTGCGCATCCCAAACTTTTCTTTCTCGGCTGCCTTACCTATGCGCTCACCGCGCGGCCGGCAAAAGCGGAGCGATGGCTGGAAGACATCCGGCGCAGCGACGCCGCGAAAAATCCGGCGATTTCTTCCAAGTTCGCGTTGGCGGATGCGACCGTGGCGATGCAACGCGACAATACGAAGCGGGTCATCGCTCTGCTCGAGCCCATGCGTGTTGTATTCCCTGATAACAGTTTTCTCCGCTATGTCCATTTGGCAGCACTTGCAGCGGCCTATACGACGGCTGGACGGTACGGCGATGCACGCAAGCTGCTCGATGACAATCCGATCGGTCCGGAAGACCGCGATAACGACCTGGCGCTCGTCGTCGAAAGTCAGCGCGTATTGATCCCCCTGATCGAGGGTAATGTCAAGGAGGCCGCACGTATCGGTTCGACCGTACTCGCCCGTGCGGAAACAGTCTATGGACGTGGTTCGGTATCCGCGAACCTTTGTGCAGCGAGTCTCGCGGACGCCTACTATGAACTTGACCGGATCGACGATGCGCGAGAGGTGCTCGCGAACCGTGGCGGCATCCTCCGCTCTTCGATGCCGGAGACCATGGTGCGTGCGACGCTTTGCCATGCACGTCTCGACTTTTTACAGGAAACGCCGGATGCGGCATTCGCATTCCTGGACTCGCAAGCAGTGCATTTCCACAGTCTCGGACTGGATCGCCCTTTCGCCTATACACTCGCCGAACAGGTAAAAATTTTTCTTGTGCAGGGCGACCATGTGCGCGCTGCCGAGCTCGTGGCGAAATTGAAGGAGCTGGATGCGGCCCATAGGGGCACTGAAGGCGGCAGCGCCGAGATTCCGATCATCGCCGGCGTGGCGCGTGCACGGCTTGCGCTCATCGACTGTGCGCCCGAGGACGCGCTTGGTGCGCTGTCCGATGTGCGCCGCTTTGCCGAGAAACTCGGACGATCCCCGACGCTCGTTATGGCGAACCTGCTTGCAGCAATTGCGCATAACAACCTTAAACAGGACGAGGAAGCGAAAAAATGTCTGATCCAGGCTTTGGAGTCGGGCGCCAGGCTCGGACTTGTGCGAAGCTTTCTCGACGAGGGGCAGCGCATCGGCGAACTGCTGGCCACACTGCGCGACGACGTTGCCCTGGATGAGGCAACGGCACAGCATCTTGTCAATCTGTTGGCCCGCTTTGGCCACACCGTCCCGACTACGACGGGAAAAAGGGCATCGGGCCAACGCGATGCCGTAGCGCAGCGCGCCAGCCTGACGCCGCGCGAACTTGAAATCCTGAGCCTGGTTTCGCAGGCGATGTCGAACAAGCGCATTGCGCTGACGCTGAACATCACGCTCGAAACCGTGAAGTGGAATGTCAGGAATATCCTCGCGAAGCTGGGGGTATCGAGCCGGTATGATGCGATGACCTGGGCGCGCCAGCAGGGGCTTATCGACTAG
- a CDS encoding lipase secretion chaperone — translation MTVGEDTLFSFIRPLDDVQLPPSPADPKPAKTRAAKDDALVIDTSLRRLFDHFLATKDETGIGDVRSAVEQEIDLRLRPGPAAEAKRLLARYLGYRLELAEMEKNAHMSEGSMEALGVQVDAISQTRARYFSVKEAQGLFDANDVYGPHAWARLEIYQDPFLSDLQKGERIAALDARLHQAQHEQSDASGQDEIGNKVRWQEEMAP, via the coding sequence ATGACGGTTGGTGAAGACACGCTGTTTTCCTTCATCCGGCCATTGGATGACGTACAACTCCCCCCCTCCCCTGCCGACCCGAAACCTGCAAAGACCAGGGCGGCCAAGGATGATGCGCTGGTGATCGATACCAGTCTGCGACGGCTATTTGACCACTTCCTGGCGACGAAAGACGAAACAGGCATTGGCGATGTCAGGTCCGCTGTCGAACAGGAAATCGACCTGCGCTTGCGACCCGGCCCGGCCGCCGAAGCCAAGCGCTTACTGGCGCGCTACCTGGGCTACCGTCTAGAGCTGGCAGAAATGGAAAAGAATGCGCATATGTCGGAAGGCTCGATGGAAGCATTAGGCGTGCAAGTGGATGCGATATCGCAGACCAGGGCCAGGTACTTTAGCGTCAAGGAAGCGCAAGGCTTGTTCGACGCGAATGACGTTTATGGTCCGCATGCATGGGCACGCCTGGAAATCTATCAGGATCCATTCCTGAGCGATCTGCAGAAGGGAGAAAGGATTGCGGCGCTGGACGCGCGCCTGCACCAAGCGCAACACGAGCAGTCCGATGCGAGCGGCCAGGACGAGATTGGGAACAAGGTGCGGTGGCAAGAGGAGATGGCGCCCTGA
- a CDS encoding enoyl-CoA hydratase/isomerase family protein: protein MEYRYLLLEVADKVATVTIHRPDKGNALAPDVLEEVTAMFTALGERQDVNVIVFTGGEKYFSAGFDLNEIRKLEKVSNEAYTALFHRAFRTILFCPQPVIAAVGGAAIAGGFDLTMMCDIRYASTRAKFGQREIVLSLTPIMDPLWRIIGLGRAKEVALTGRIYGAEEAERMGYVSKVFPEGELLTSVAAIARDMAAYDRMCLAETKRLSNQVLNQDLDGAMRVQEWLFRTYIGSEDNHQRIDALQAQLAAARKK from the coding sequence ATGGAATACCGCTATCTGCTGCTCGAGGTGGCCGACAAGGTCGCGACCGTCACCATCCACCGCCCCGACAAAGGCAACGCGCTGGCGCCCGACGTGCTGGAAGAAGTCACGGCCATGTTTACCGCCCTTGGCGAACGCCAGGACGTCAACGTGATCGTCTTCACCGGCGGCGAGAAGTATTTTTCCGCCGGCTTCGATCTCAACGAAATCCGCAAGCTGGAAAAGGTGTCGAACGAAGCCTACACGGCACTGTTCCACCGTGCCTTCCGCACCATCCTGTTCTGCCCGCAGCCGGTGATCGCCGCTGTCGGCGGCGCCGCGATTGCCGGCGGTTTTGATCTGACGATGATGTGCGACATCCGCTATGCCTCGACGCGCGCCAAGTTTGGCCAGCGCGAAATCGTGCTGTCGCTCACGCCCATCATGGACCCGCTATGGCGCATCATCGGACTCGGCCGCGCCAAGGAAGTCGCGCTCACCGGCCGCATTTACGGTGCCGAGGAAGCCGAACGCATGGGTTACGTCAGCAAGGTGTTCCCGGAAGGCGAACTGTTGACCTCGGTCGCTGCCATCGCCCGCGACATGGCTGCCTATGACCGCATGTGCCTGGCCGAAACCAAGCGCCTGTCGAACCAGGTGCTGAACCAGGATCTCGACGGTGCGATGCGCGTGCAGGAATGGTTGTTCCGCACCTACATCGGTTCGGAAGACAACCATCAGCGCATCGACGCGCTGCAGGCTCAGCTTGCCGCTGCGCGCAAGAAGTGA
- a CDS encoding pyridoxamine 5'-phosphate oxidase family protein: protein MMPNEPMYHDGMRQLQDVRQTRPLADRLEQVTVRTAFTAEDREFIERCPMFFVATADAHGVPDCSYKGGLPGFVRVLDDHTLAFPDYDGNGMYRSWGNVLSNPHIGLLFLDFENPKRIRVNGTAQISEDDPLRAEYPGSVFIVRVTATRIFPNCPRYIHKMQLVEYSAYAPRPDYTPPVPAWKTFDVFRDSLPVRDRQDDSKG from the coding sequence ATGATGCCAAATGAACCGATGTATCACGACGGGATGCGTCAGCTTCAAGACGTGCGTCAAACCAGGCCTTTGGCCGACCGCCTGGAGCAAGTGACCGTTCGCACGGCGTTCACTGCGGAAGACCGCGAATTTATCGAGCGTTGCCCCATGTTTTTCGTGGCAACCGCTGACGCCCATGGCGTTCCAGACTGCTCGTATAAGGGGGGCTTGCCGGGATTCGTGCGCGTCCTTGACGATCACACTCTTGCTTTCCCTGATTACGACGGTAACGGAATGTACCGATCATGGGGAAACGTTCTGTCCAACCCGCACATAGGGCTGCTATTCCTGGACTTCGAGAATCCAAAGCGAATTCGGGTGAATGGCACCGCGCAGATTAGTGAGGACGATCCTTTGCGTGCCGAGTACCCCGGTTCAGTGTTCATTGTTCGCGTTACGGCCACGCGAATCTTTCCGAATTGCCCTCGCTACATCCACAAGATGCAACTTGTCGAGTACTCGGCGTATGCGCCGCGGCCGGATTACACACCACCAGTTCCCGCCTGGAAGACGTTTGACGTCTTTCGTGATTCTCTGCCGGTCCGCGACCGTCAAGATGACAGTAAGGGATGA
- a CDS encoding enoyl-CoA hydratase/isomerase family protein, whose translation MSVSLAVNGPVGWITFDRPKAMNALSVEMLQNMTSQLEAWRTDPAIRVVAMTGNGPAFCAGADLKQAGAPVGPGELDFLDNIIVFFNLLRSYPKPVIAAVNGLALAGGLETVLCCDIVIAGQSAKFGDAHSNFGVFPGGGGAAILPRKIPANVAKYLLFTGDALPAEEMKTYGLVNEVVADGELIARVQAFGEKLAQKSPVVLIRMKRVANAAADKTAGDALRDEELELRSHQRSYDIKEGLAAFAEKRKPQFKGY comes from the coding sequence ATGAGCGTTTCCCTCGCAGTGAACGGACCCGTCGGCTGGATCACTTTCGATCGCCCGAAGGCGATGAACGCCTTGAGCGTTGAGATGTTGCAAAACATGACTTCCCAGCTCGAAGCATGGCGCACCGACCCGGCAATCCGCGTGGTGGCGATGACCGGCAATGGTCCCGCGTTCTGCGCCGGCGCTGATCTGAAACAGGCCGGCGCGCCGGTCGGCCCAGGCGAACTGGATTTCCTGGACAACATCATCGTGTTCTTCAACTTGCTGCGGTCCTACCCGAAACCAGTCATTGCAGCGGTCAATGGCCTGGCCCTGGCTGGCGGCCTGGAAACGGTCTTGTGCTGCGACATCGTGATCGCGGGACAAAGCGCCAAGTTCGGCGATGCACATTCCAACTTCGGCGTGTTCCCGGGCGGCGGCGGCGCTGCCATCTTGCCGCGCAAGATTCCGGCCAATGTCGCCAAGTACCTGCTGTTCACCGGCGATGCGCTGCCGGCCGAAGAGATGAAGACCTATGGCCTGGTCAATGAAGTGGTGGCCGATGGCGAACTGATCGCCCGCGTGCAGGCGTTCGGCGAGAAGCTGGCGCAGAAGAGCCCGGTCGTGCTGATCCGCATGAAGCGCGTGGCCAACGCAGCAGCCGATAAGACCGCAGGCGACGCGCTGCGCGATGAAGAGCTGGAGCTGCGCAGTCACCAGCGCTCGTACGACATCAAGGAAGGCTTGGCTGCATTTGCCGAAAAGCGCAAGCCGCAGTTCAAAGGATATTGA
- the phaC gene encoding class I poly(R)-hydroxyalkanoic acid synthase, with amino-acid sequence MDDPVFGTAAGEGLKSVSGINIPAHVLAQLQADYIKEAGQIWNDIATRIQVDGSVKIALSDRRFAANDWAQYPAAALTAQLYLLNARTLLRMAEAIECEEKMRQRIRFAVEQWIAAANPSNFLALNPEAQRKAMETGGNSIAQGIAHLLTDLQRGHVSQTDHGAFEVGRNVATTEGSVVYENELFQLIEYKPLTAKVHARPMLFVSPCINKYYILDLRPDNSMIRWVVEQGHRLFVMSWRNPDHTGAGKTVDDYIEHGPIEAMRVVLDITGSDKLNALGFCIGGMLLTTALAVLARKGASPVSSFTLLTTLLDFSDPGVLALFVDEPSVQLREMTIGERAPGGPGLLTGSELANTFSFLRPDELVWNYVVGNYLKGETPRPFDLLYWNGDSTNLPGPLACWCMRNTYLEDKLKLPDVLTVCGEKIDLRTIDAPVYIYGSQKDHLVPWTSAYRSVALLKGERRFVLGASGHIAGVINPPRENKRSYWLGNALPEDPQQWIEQATEHPGSWWTDWGNWLHRHAGEKIPAPKTQGSGRYKPIEPAPGRYVEQKAWASRKHE; translated from the coding sequence GTGGATGACCCTGTTTTCGGCACCGCAGCGGGTGAAGGCTTGAAGTCGGTGTCGGGCATCAACATCCCGGCGCATGTGCTGGCGCAACTGCAGGCTGACTACATCAAAGAAGCCGGTCAGATCTGGAACGACATCGCCACCCGGATTCAGGTGGATGGATCCGTCAAGATCGCGCTGTCGGACCGGCGCTTCGCCGCCAACGACTGGGCACAGTACCCTGCCGCTGCGTTGACAGCGCAGCTGTACTTGCTCAACGCTCGCACGCTGCTGCGAATGGCCGAGGCCATTGAGTGCGAGGAGAAGATGCGCCAGCGCATCCGCTTTGCCGTGGAGCAGTGGATTGCCGCGGCCAACCCAAGCAACTTCTTGGCGCTCAATCCAGAGGCACAGCGCAAGGCCATGGAGACAGGCGGCAACAGCATTGCGCAGGGTATCGCGCACCTGCTCACAGACCTTCAGCGGGGGCATGTGTCCCAAACCGATCACGGCGCATTCGAGGTGGGACGTAATGTGGCGACCACCGAGGGCTCAGTGGTGTACGAGAACGAGCTTTTCCAGCTGATCGAGTACAAGCCTCTGACGGCCAAGGTCCACGCGCGGCCGATGCTGTTCGTGTCCCCATGCATCAACAAGTACTACATCCTCGACCTGCGGCCCGACAACTCGATGATCCGGTGGGTCGTTGAGCAGGGTCACCGTCTCTTCGTGATGAGCTGGCGCAACCCCGATCACACGGGTGCGGGGAAGACTGTGGATGACTACATCGAGCATGGGCCAATCGAGGCGATGCGCGTGGTCCTCGACATCACCGGAAGCGACAAGCTCAACGCGCTCGGCTTTTGCATCGGAGGCATGCTGCTCACCACGGCGCTTGCTGTGCTGGCGCGCAAGGGCGCGAGTCCTGTTTCCAGCTTCACGCTGCTCACAACGCTGCTCGACTTTTCCGACCCTGGCGTGCTGGCCCTTTTCGTCGACGAGCCGTCGGTGCAGCTGCGCGAGATGACGATCGGCGAGCGCGCGCCCGGCGGGCCGGGCCTGCTCACGGGCAGTGAGCTCGCGAACACCTTCAGCTTCCTGCGTCCGGACGAGCTGGTATGGAACTATGTTGTCGGCAATTACCTGAAAGGTGAAACCCCACGACCTTTCGACCTGTTGTACTGGAACGGCGACAGCACCAACCTGCCTGGCCCATTGGCCTGCTGGTGCATGCGCAACACTTATCTCGAGGACAAGCTCAAGCTGCCCGATGTGCTCACGGTGTGCGGCGAGAAAATCGATCTGCGCACTATCGATGCTCCGGTCTACATCTACGGCTCGCAGAAGGATCACCTGGTGCCGTGGACTTCGGCCTATCGCTCCGTGGCCTTGCTCAAGGGTGAGAGACGCTTCGTACTCGGCGCGTCCGGCCACATCGCCGGGGTCATCAATCCTCCACGTGAGAACAAGCGCAGCTATTGGCTCGGCAATGCGCTTCCGGAGGATCCGCAGCAGTGGATCGAGCAGGCGACAGAACACCCGGGCAGCTGGTGGACGGACTGGGGCAACTGGTTGCACAGGCACGCCGGCGAGAAGATTCCCGCCCCGAAAACCCAAGGCAGCGGTAGGTACAAGCCCATCGAACCGGCACCCGGCCGCTACGTGGAGCAGAAGGCTTGGGCGTCGAGGAAACATGAATAG